A single genomic interval of Camelina sativa cultivar DH55 chromosome 11, Cs, whole genome shotgun sequence harbors:
- the LOC104728133 gene encoding uncharacterized protein LOC104728133 — protein MVYLSADSIDPQDIEFLNNPVFSSDFLNSIRLSGLPNHRLWLKIGAHVMLLRNIDPKGGLCNGDRVGDKVLIPKFIIKPSDTKLPFKMRRRHFPLAVAFAMTINKSQGQSLEEVGLFLPQPVFSHGQLYVALPRDTSKRV, from the exons ATGGTCTACTTAAGTGCTGATAGTATTGACCCTCAGGATATTGAATTTTTAAACAACCCAGTCTTCAGTTCTGATTTTTTGAATAGCATCAGACTATCTGGATTGCCAAACCATAGGCTATGGCTTAAGATAGGTGCTCATGTTATGTTATTGAGGAATATTGATCCTAAAGGTGGTTTATGCAATG GGGATAGAGTTGGAGACAAAGTTTTGATTCCAAAGTTCATAATAAAACCATCAGACACTAAGTTGCCTTTCAAGATGAGGAGAAGGCATTTCCCATTGGCTGTGGCTTTTGCAATGACTATAAACAAGAGTCAAGGACAATCACTAGAAGAAGTTGGATTGTTTCTTCCTCAACCTGTGTTTTCTCATGGACAGCTATATGTAGCGTTGCCAAGGGACACATCTAAAAGGGTTTAA